One window from the genome of Yarrowia lipolytica chromosome 1B, complete sequence encodes:
- a CDS encoding uncharacterized protein (Compare to YALI0B04246g, highly similar to uniprot|Q00381 Saccharomyces cerevisiae YJR058c APS2 AP-2 complex subunit sigma2 subunit) → MVLQYILVQNRQGKTRLAKWYNAYSDTEKIKLMGEVHRLVAARDQRYQSNFVELGNYKVIYRRYAGLFFCIVVDESDNELFYLEAIHLFVEVLDTFFGNVCELDLVFNFYKVYAILDEVFLAGELEETSKKVVLARLEEIDKAS, encoded by the exons ATGGTGTTACAGTACATTTTGGTACAGAACCGACAGGGCAAAACGCGACTTGCCAAGTGGTACAATGCGTATTCG GACACGGAAAAAATCAAATTGATGGGAGAGGTGCATCGGCTGGTGGCCGCCCGAGATCAGCGATACCAGAGCAATTTTGTGGAGCTGGGCAACTACAAGGTCATCTACCGCCGGTACGCGGGACTTTTCTTTTGCATTGTGGTCGACGAATCCGACAATGAGCTCTTCTACCTGGAGGCCATCCatctgtttgtggaggTGCTGGACACGTTTTTCGGCAACGTTTGCGAGCTGGATCTTGTCTTCAACTTCTACAAGGTGTATGCGATCCTCGACGAGGTGTTTCTGGCCGGCGAGCTCGAAGAAACCAGCAAAAAGGTCGTTCTGGCTCGActcgaggagattgacaagGCCAGTTAG
- a CDS encoding 60S ribosomal protein eL42 (Compare to YALI0B04224g, similar to Saccharomyces cerevisiae RPL42B (YHR141C) and RPL42A (YNL162W); ancestral locus Anc_2.95, highly similar to uniprot|P02405 Saccharomyces cerevisiae YNL162w RPL42A and highly similar to uniprot|P02405 Saccharomyces cerevisiae YHR141C RPL42B Ribosomal Protein of the Large subunit): MVNIPKTRNTYCKGKECRKHTQHKVTQYKAGKASLYAQGKRRYDRKQSGYGGQTKQIFHKKAKTTKKVVLRLECVKCKVKMQLALKRCKHFELGGDKKQKGQALQF, translated from the exons ATGG tcAACATCCCCAAGACTAGAAACACTTACTGCAAGGGCAAGGAGTGCCGAAAGCACACCCAGCACAAGGTGACCCAGTACAAGGCCGGTAAGGCTTCTCTGTACGCTCAGGGTAAGCGACGATACGACCGAAAGCAGTCCGGTTACGGAGGTCAGACCAAGCAGATTTTccacaagaaggccaagaccaccaagaaggtggtTCTGCGACTCGAGTGTGTCAAGTGCAAGGTCAAGATGCAGCTTGCTCTCAAGCGATGCAAGCACTTCGAGCTTGGTGgagacaagaagcagaagggCCAGGCCCTCCAGTTCTAA
- a CDS encoding uncharacterized protein (Compare to YALI0B04180g, similar to Saccharomyces cerevisiae ALA1 (YOR335C); ancestral locus Anc_7.58, similar to uniprot|P40825 Saccharomyces cerevisiae YOR335C Alanyl-tRNA synthetase cytoplasmic (EC 6.1.1.7) (Alanine--tRNA ligase)): MKLHHCLPTSRLFRHRFSTMPLNPETWPATKVRKTFLDYFGEKRAHSFVPSSSVIPYDDPTLLFANAGMNQYKPIFLGTCDPSSPLSKLNRAANSQKCIRAGGKHNDLDDVGRDSYHHTFFEMLGNWSFGDYFKAEACAWAWELLTQVYGLDADRLYVSYFGGDDKLGLQPDLEAKQIWMDLGVAEDHILPGDSADNFWEMGDQGPCGPCSEIHYDRIGGGRNARDLVNMDDPNVLEIWNIVFIQYNREADKSLKPLPAKHIDTGMGFERLVSVLQDKSSNYDTDVFTPIFAKIQELTGARDYAGKFGAEDADGIDTAYRVVADHVRTLTFALADGGVPNNDGRGYVLRRILRRGARFVRKKFDVPIGSFFSQLAPTLIEQVNEIFPELSKRTEDIFEILNDEEQSFSRTLDRGEKLFEQYAADAKANSKTVLAGKDVWRLYDTYGFPVDLTRIMAEEAGLDIDEAAFDKAKQESLEASKGGKKTAGGVQLVKLDVHALAELEKNDAVPKTDDQAKFTESNLSDAKVVAIYNGTGFVDSVDESAGQVGLLLDKTCMYAESGGQEYDTGKIVIDGQTEFDVNNVQVYAGYVLHTGNFNYGSLKIGDVVNVGFDTARRTPLKNNHTGTHVLNYALKETLGDTIDQKGSLVASEKLRFDFSHKAGLTPAEVAKVEDISNAYITKNLAVYAKSVDLTTAKKINGVRAVFGETYPDPVRVVSVGVPVEDLIANPDDAKWAEYSVEFCGGTHVGKTGEIKHLVIIEESGIAKGIRRIVAVTGKEAADVQKLAAEFDERLDKLAAQPLGADKEQAAKAIGVELKKLSVSTTSKLALQEKFNKIQKTITDGIKAKLKAESKASTDLVSSYFEKNPEATYLVAHVPDISANSKALSETINHVKSKLPGKSVYLFAGSPAEGKVAHACFIDESVSNKGLTAQQMGAIAAGLVGGRSGGKGPTIQGSGDNADKIADAVSELEKEITKLGL, translated from the coding sequence ATGAAACTACACCATTGTCTTCCTACCAGTCGACTTTTCCGCCACCGTTTCAGCACCATGCCCCTTAATCCCGAGACCTGGCCCGCGACCAAGGTCCGAAAGACCTTTCTGGACTACTTTGGCGAGAAGCGAGCGCATTCGTTTGTGCCGTCTTCGTCCGTCATTCCCTACGATGATCCCACCCTGTTGTTTGCCAACGCCGGTATGAACCAGTACAAGCCCATTTTCCTGGGCACGTGCGACCCGTCGTCGCCTCTGTCAAAATTGAACCGAGCCGCCAACTCGCAAAAGTGCATTCGAGCCGGAGGAAAGCACAACGATCTGGATGATGTGGGACGAGACTCGTACCACCACACCTTCTTCGAGATGCTGGGCAACTGGTCGTTTGGCGACTACTTCAAGGCCGAGGCGTGCGCTTGGGCCTGGGAGCTGCTGACCCAGGTCTACGGCCTGGACGCCGACAGACTCTACGTGTCCTACTTTGGCGGCGACGACAAGCTCGGTCTGCAGCCCGATCTTGAGGCCAAACAGATCTGGATGGATCTGGGAGTCGCCGAGGACCACATTCTGCCCGGAGACTCTGCTGATAACTTTTGGGAGATGGGAGATCAGGGCCCCTGTGGCCCCTGCTCCGAGATCCACTACGATCGAATCGGAGGTGGACGAAACGCCCGAGATCTCGTCAACATGGACGACCCCAACGTTTTGGAGATCTGGAACATTGTGTTCATCCAGTACAACCGAGAGGCCGACAAGTCGCTCAAGCCTCTGCCTGCCAAGCACATCGACACCGGAATGGGCTTCGAGCGACTCGTGTCTGTACTGCAGGACAAGAGCTCCAACTACGACACCGACGTGTTCACCCCCATCTTCGCCAAGATCCAGGAGCTGACCGGAGCCCGAGACTACGCTGGCAAGTTTGGCGCCGAGGACGCTGACGGTATTGATACTGCCTACCGAGTTGTTGCCGACCACGTTCGAACCCTGACTTTTGCTCTGGCCGACGGAGGAGTGCCCAACAACGACGGACGAGGTTACGTTCTGCGACGAATTCTGCGACGAGGTGCGCGATTCGTCCGAAAGAAGTTTGACGTGCCCATTggttccttcttctcccagCTGGCTCCCACTCTGATCGAGCAGGTCAACGAGATCTTCCCCGAGCTGAGCAAGCGAACGGAGGACATTTtcgagattctcaacgacgaggagcagTCCTTCTCTCGAACCCTCGACCGAGGAgagaagctgtttgagcaaTACGCTGCCGACGCCAAGGCCAACAGCAAGACTGTTCTCGCCGGTAAGGACGTCTGGAGACTTTACGACACCTACGGCTTCCCCGTAGACCTCACCCGAATcatggccgaggaggctggactcgacattgacgagGCTGCCttcgacaaggccaagcaggAGTCCCTGGAGGCCTCCAAGGGCGGCAAGAAGACCGCTGGAGGCGTTCAGCTTGTCAAGCTTGACGTTCACGCTCTtgccgagctggagaagaacgacGCTGTCCCCAAGACCGACGACCAGGCAAAGTTCACGGAGTCCAACCTCTCGGACGCCAAGGTTGTCGCCATCTACAACGGCACCGGCTTTGTGGACTCTGTCGACGAGTCTGCCGGCCAGGTCGGTCTGCTGCTCGACAAGACATGCATGTACGCCGAGTCTGGAGGCCAGGAGTACGACACTGGTAAGATTGTCATTGACGGCCAGACCGAGTTTGACGTCAACAACGTCCAGGTGTACGCTGGCTACGTTCTGCACACTGGAAACTTCAACTATGGTTCTCTCAAGATTGGCGACGTTGTCAACGTTGGCTTTGATACTGCCCGACGAACTCCCCTCAAGAACAACCACACTGGTACCCACGTTCTGAACTacgctctcaaggagactCTTGGAGACACAATTGACCAGAAGGGATCTCTTGTTGCTTCCGAGAAGCTGCGATTCGACTTCTCGCACAAGGCTGGTCTCACCCCCGCCGAGGTGGCCAAGGTTGAGGATATTTCCAACGcctacatcaccaagaacCTCGCCGTGTACGCCAAGTCCGTCGATCTCACTAcagccaagaagatcaacgGTGTGCGAGCCGTCTTCGGCGAGACCTACCCCGATCCCGTCCGAGTGGTGTCTGTCGGTGTCCCCGTTGAGGACCTGATTGCCAATCCCGACGACGCCAAGTGGGCCGAGTACTCGGTCGAGTTCTGCGGAGGAACCCACGTTGGTAAAACCGGCGAGATCAAGCACCTCGTCATCATTGAGGAGTCTGGTATCGCCAAGGGTATCCGACGAATTGTCGCTGTGACCGgcaaggaggctgctgatGTGCAGAAGCTTGCTGCCGAGTTTGACGAGCGACTCGACAAGCTGGCTGCCCAGCCTCTTGGTGCTGACAAGGAGCAGgccgccaaggccattggtgtcgagctcaagaagctgtctgtgtccaccacctccaagctgGCTCTGCAGGAAAAGTTCaacaagatccagaagaccatcaccgacggaatcaaggccaagctcaaggctGAGTCCAAGGCCTCCACTGATCTGGTTTCCTCGTACTTTGAGAAGAACCCCGAGGCCACCTACCTGGTTGCCCATGTTCCCGACATTTCCGCCAACTCCAAGGCTCTGTCTGAGACCATCAACCACGTCAAGTCCAAGCTGCCTGGCAAGTCTGTCTACCTGTTTGCTGGCTCCCCCGCCGAGGGCAAGGTTGCCCACGCTTGTTTCATCGATGAGTCTGTGTCCAACAAGGGTCTGACTGCCCAGCAGATGGGCGCCATTGCCGCCGGTCTTGTAGGTGGCCGATCTGGAGGAAAGGGTCCTACCATCCAGGGCTCCGGAGACAATGCCGACAAGATTGCCGACGCCGTGtccgagctggagaaggagattaCCAAGTTGGGTTTGTAA
- a CDS encoding uncharacterized protein (Compare to YALI0B04158g, similar to uniprot|P38323 Saccharomyces cerevisiae YBR227C Mitochondrial clpX-like chaperone MCX1, similar to Saccharomyces cerevisiae MCX1 (YBR227C); ancestral locus Anc_6.124), with product MSLRLLTRVVVTQKQHCVSFHTLQPQSYTTTKGPYEDVEEPKKRRKRTVKSDTEPKNTDPTLAEARKQRTVPTAALNEETQSTGPPGGEPPRRAVAPDMTPRKLLAKLNQFIVGQDRSKKVFAVAIYNHYLRSGLLIDERQWSDYMKRINAAKGKISDRWENTDEPQSTDYINVLKEEYDEETESQVIPDKANLLVVGPSGSGKTMMAKTLASFLSLPISISDCTALTQAGYVGDDVQSCVQQLYQVCGGDVERCEHGIIVLDEIDKLAKREGSGRDVSGEGVQQSLLKMLEGTLVQISGTPGRAQTTAGLPGGGSAMPKESVTINTQNILFILMGAFVGLSDVVSARCNTSSDIGFGAHVRQTGEDEGKQKDSQDKLVTLANGETANALDLITSEDLKKYGLIPELLGRAPTIVKLNHLTEEDLLRILIEPKNALVEQFRVKFKSFGTRIVFTKPALRIIAKTALSEGLGARGLHAVMEKICLNANYECPGTSTKYVLVDSSVLRDFSMTNNTRDVTLKYYSRGQNYVFIQDIAEEDAALADEIEKELAERPTVSKNSSNGTSSFGVREAARDVF from the coding sequence ATGAGCCTCCGACTACTGACACGTGTCGTGgtgacacagaaacaacactGCGTGTCCTTCCACACTCTACAGCCACAGTCatacaccaccaccaagggGCCCTATGAagatgtggaggagcccaagaaACGGCGGAAGCGGACGGTCAAGAGCGACACGGAGCCCAAGAACACTGACCCGACACTCGCCGAGGCACGTAAACAGCGCACCGTGCCCACAGCGGCTCTCAATGAAGAAACACAGTCGACGGGGCCTCCTGGAGGAGAGCCTCCTCGACGTGCGGTGGCGCCGGATATGACGCCCCggaagctgctggccaagctcAACCAGTTCATAGTGGGCCAGGACCGGTCCAAGAAGGTGTTTGCGGTGGCGATCTATAACCACTACCTCCGAAGCGGCCTCCTGATTGACGAACGACAATGGAGCGACTACATGAAACGCATCAACGCCGCCAAGGGCAAAATCTCGGACCGCTGGGAAAACACCGACGAACCACAGTCGACAGACTACATCaacgtgctcaaggaggagtacgaTGAGGAGACAGAAAGTCAGGTGATTCCGGACAAGGCCAACTTGCTGGTGGTAGGTCCTTCTGGATCAGGCAAGACAATGATGGCAAAGACTCTGGCAAGTTTTTTGTCGTTGCCAATTTCCATTTCAGACTGCACTGCGCTCACCCAAGCCGGATACGTGGGGGACGACGTTCAATCGTGTGTTCAGCAGCTGTACCAGGTCTGTGGAGGCGATGTAGAGAGGTGTGAGCATGGTATCATCGTTCTGGACGAGATCGATAAACTGGCCAAACGGgaaggatctggaagaGATGTCTCTGGCGAAGGAGTACAGCAATCGCTGTTGAAAATGCTGGAAGGCACTCTTGTACAGATTTCTGGAACCCCAGGAAGAGCCCAAACCACCGCTGGTCTTCCGGGAGGAGGTTCGGCCATGCCCAAGGAGAGCGTCACAATCAACACGCAGAACATTCTGTTTATTCTCATGGGTGCCTTTGTTGGTTTGAGTGACGTGGTGTCAGCTAGATGCAATACTTCTTCCGATATCGGCTTTGGTGCCCATGTCAGGCAGACTGGTGAGGATGAGGGCAAGCAAAAGGACAGTCAGGACAAGCTGGTGACTCTTGCTAACGGCGAAACCGCCAATGCTCTGGATTTGATCACTTCTGAAGACTTGAAAAAGTATGGTCTCATTCCCGAGTTGCTTGGACGGGCTCCAACGATTGTCAAATTGAATCATCtgaccgaggaggatctATTGCGAATTCTGATTGAGCCCAAGAACGCTCTTGTGGAGCAGTTCCGAGTCAAGTTCAAGTCATTTGGCACCCGTATTGTCTTCACCAAGCCTGCTTTACGCATCATCGCTAAGACTGCGCTTTCCGAAGGTCTGGGAGCTCGGGGTCTGCATGCTGTCATGGAGAAGATTTGTCTCAATGCCAATTATGAGTGTCCTGGAACTAGCACTAAGTACGTGCTGGTCGACTCGTCGGTGCTCAGGGACTTTTCCATGACCAACAATACCAGAGACGTGACTTTGAAGTACTATTCGCGTGGCCAGAATTACGTCTTCATCCAGGATATTGCGGAGGAGGATGCCGCCCTGGCTGATGAAattgagaaggagctggccgAAAGACCTACAGTGAGTAAGAACAGCTCCAATGGCACGTCGTCGTTTGGAGTTAGGGAGGCGGCTAGGGATGTGTTTTGA
- a CDS encoding uncharacterized protein (Compare to YALI0B04202g, similar to uniprot|P33413 Saccharomyces cerevisiae YHL016c DUR3 urea transport protein), whose protein sequence is MNGYGSSVFSIYQTNMIEAPLSQGAGYGVVLGVGLGFSMIMIFITWAMRRYQREVMSSEEFSTASRSVKTGLIAASVVSSWTWAATLLQSTSQAYKNGVSGPLWYSTGACVQVLLFATLAIELKRRAPGAHTYLEVIKMRFGPAGHIVFMCFGLATNILVTLMLLTGGSAVVKDLTGMNVVAACLLLPLGVILYTLFGGIKATFITDYLHTIILLVIILVFAFTTYANHDVLGSPGKVYDLLVARALEFPVKGNEHGSYLTMKSHDGAIFFVINIVGNFGTVFLDNGYWNKAIAASPAAALPGYVLGGLAWFAIPWLCATTMGLACLALEGTPSFPGYPARMSAEDVSAGLALPNAAVALLGKAGAGCALTMVFMAVTSAFSSELIAVSSIFTYDIYKGYINPKATGKTLIMTSHAAVVTFGFAIAGFAIGLYYIGVSMGFLYLLMGVIISSAVIPAVLTLMWGGLNFWAGVLSPPLGFCFAIITWLVTTKCEKGVINVDTAGSDLPMLAGNVVALLSPLMTIPVLTLIFGLDKFDFEKFKQITRADDSEFWKVDSIVEELGGSDEIVSIREKRANSPNKTGGSTTPEDPMEAEYGLHEPLPAAVEPPVHLEELDPAEKALLDKYAKIARIITAIMALCLLVLWPMPMYGVGYVFSKKFFTGWVVVGIIWIFFSAFLVVLYPLWESRQGIFETFRGLYWDCTGQTWKLRRWQGQTEDKQMAAHGVTRTFSHLERLDGQEVESDEGVQVTKIED, encoded by the coding sequence atgaaTGGATATGGAAGCTCTGTATTCTCCATCTATCAAACCAATATGATTGAAGCACCTCtatctcaaggagcaggctATGGAGTGGTTCTTGGCGTGGGTCTTGGCTTCTCCATGATCATGATCTTCATCACCTGGGCCATGCGACGCTACCAACGTGAAGTCATGTCTTCGGAGGAGTTTTCCACCGCCTCCCGATCGGTCAAAACCGGTCTGATTGCCGCCTCGGTGGTTTCCTCATGGACCTGGGCTGCTACTTTGCTCCAGTCCACCTCCCAGGCATACAAGAACGGAGTGTCTGGTCCCCTATGGTACTCCACTGGCGCCTGTGTCCAGGTCCTTTTGTTCGCTACTCTGGCCATTGAGCTCAAACGAAGAGCACCCGGAGCCCATACCTATCTGGAAGTCATCAAGATGCGGTTTGGACCAGCTGGACACATTGTTTTCATGTGTTTTGGTCTGGCCACCAACATTCTGGTGACTCTGATGCTGTTGACCGGTGGCTCGGCGGTGGTCAAGGATCTCACCGGCATGAACGTTGTCGCCGcctgtcttcttcttcctctggGTGTCATTCTCTATACCCTGTTTGGAGGTATCAAGGCCACCTTCATCACCGACTACCTGCACACCATCATCCTGCTGGTGATCATTCTGGTGTTTGCCTTCACCACCTACGCTAACCACGACGTTTTGGGCTCCCCCGGTAAGGTCTACGATCTTCTGGTTGCCCGGGCTCTGGAGTTCCCGGTCAAGGGCAACGAACACGGCTCGTATCTGACCATGAAGTCGCACGATGGAGCCATTTTCTTCGTCATCAACATTGTCGGCAACTTTGGAACCGTTTTCCTCGATAACGGCTACTGGAACAAGGCCATTGCCGCCTCTCCGGCCGCCGCGCTGCCCGGCTACGTGCTCGGCGGTCTGGCCTGGTTCGCCATTCCCTGGCTTTGTGCCACCACCATGGGGCTGGCCtgtctggctctggagggCACCCCGTCCTTCCCCGGCTACCCGGCCCGAATGTCCGCCGAAGACGTGAGCGCCGGACTGGCGCTGCCGAACGCCGCGGTCGCGCTGCTGGGAAAGGCAGGAGCCGGATGCGCCCTGACCATGGTGTTCATGGCCGTGACATCGGCCTTTTCGTCGGAACTTATCGcggtctcctccatctttACCTACGACATCTACAAGGGCTACATCAACCCCAAGGCGACCGGAAAGACCCTGATCATGACCTCCCACGCCGCGGTCGTCACGTTTGGATTCGCCATCGCCGGGTTCGCCATTGGACTCTACTACATTGGCGTGTCCATGGGCTTCCTCTACCTGCTCATGGGCGTCATCATCTCGTCGGCAGTCATTCCGGCAGTTCTGACCCTCATGTGGGGCGGTCTCAACTTCTGGGCCGGTGTTCTATCCCCTCCTCTGGGCTTCTGCTTCGCCATTATCACCTGGCTGGTCACCACCAAGTGCGAAAAGGGCGTCATCAACGTGGACACCGCCGGCTCCGATCTGCCCATGCTCGCGGGAAACGTGGTGGCTCTGCTGTCGCCTCTCATGACCATCCCCGTGCTTACCCTCATCTTTGGGCTGGACAAGTTCGACTTTGAAAAGTTCAAGCAAATCACCCGCGCCGACGACTCCGAGTTCTGGAAAGTCGACTCCAttgttgaagagctggGAGGTTCCGACGAGATCGTCTCCATCCGCGAAAAACGGGCAAACTCCCCTAACAAGACCGGAggctccaccacccccgaGGACCCCATGGAGGCGGAATACGGACTCCATGAGCCTCTGCCAGCTGCAGTTGAACCCCCCGTTCACCTGGAAGAGCTGGATCCGGCAGAAAAGGCTCTGCTCGACAAGTACGCCAAAATCGCCCGCATCATCACCGCCATCATGGCCCTCTGTCTACTGGTGCTGTGGCCCATGCCCATGTACGGAGTGGGCTACGTTTTCTCTAAAAAGTTCTTCACCGGctgggtggtggttggcATCATCTGGATCTTCTTTTCCGCCTTCCTGGTGGTTCTTTACCCGCTCTGGGAGTCGCGACAGGGTATCTTCGAGACCTTCCGAGGCCTGTACTGGGACTGTACCGGACAAACCTGGAAGCTGCGAAGATGGCAGGGACAAACGGAAGATAAACAGATGGCTGCCCATGGAGTCACCAGAACCTTCTCTCATCTGGAGAGACTAGACGGACAGGAGGTGGAGTCGGACGAAGGAGTGCAGGTCACCAAGATTGAGGATTAG